Below is a genomic region from bacterium.
TCCCAGCGTGTCTTGGGGAAGAGCCGTGAATAGGCTCGAACATGGAAACACCGCCCGGGTGTATGTTGCCAGAGGCTGCTATTCCGAGCCCTCCCTGTATGGCTGCACCCAGATCAGTGATGATGTCCCCAAACATGTTGTCTGTGACGATCACGTCAAACTGCTCAGGGTTCTTGACCATCCACATGCAGGTGGCATCCACGTGGGCGTACTCGGTCTCCACGTCTGGATACTCGCTGGCCAGCTGATGAAACACCCGGTCCCAGAGATCAAAGGTATAGGTGAGCACGTTCTTCTTGCCGCAGAGGGTAAGCTTTTTTTTCTTGTTGCGCTTCCTGCTCAGTTCAAAAGCATAGCGCAAACAGCGCTCCACGCCCCTTCTGGTCTGGATGGACTCCTGTATCGCCACTTCAAAAGGAGTCCCTCTTGCCATCACCCCACCGGCCCCGGTGTAAAGGCCCTCGGTGTTTTCCCTCACAACCACGAAATCGATGTCTTGAGGTGTCTTGTCCTTGAGGGGAGTCTCCACCCCAGGCAGCAGTTCCACAGGACGCAGGTTTATGTAAAGATCCAACTCAAATCTGATCCTAAGTAGAATCTCCTTCTCCAGAAGACCTGGTTTCACATCCGGGTGCCCTATGGCTCCCAGGTAGATGGCATGCATCTCTTTCATCTTTTCCAGAGCCTCCCCGGCAAGGGTGACACCGGTGCGAAGGTAATGCTCCCCCCCAAAAGGAAACTCCGTTGTAAAGAGTCTAAAACCCTCCAGCCTCGATACTCTGGCCAGGACCTTCAGGCCCTCCTGCACCACCTCTGGTCCCACACCATCTCCTGGAATCACAGCCACTTTATAGGATCTTTCCATCTCTTTCCCCCAGCCCTTCGTTTTTTAAGGCTTCATCTTCCCCAAAAATCAAAAGCCGTCGGTTGCCCGACGGCTCTTTCCCAAAAGAAAAGCCGCGGGCAAGCCCTTTGCCCGCGGCCCTGATTTTTTTTAGCTATTTTCTTACTTCACACCATGGGGCTGCGGGCTGTTGGTAAGGCTAAGGCCCAAAAGGAGCCCAAGCTCCTGTCCCAAAATGAGTCCCAACAACCTTTGGCCCTTTTTCATTTCTTCCTTCCAATACCCAGCCTGAGAACATCATAAGAGATGGCACGGCCCCGAGTCAAGCCAGGAAATTTTACTTTGCAACCACCCCTGTCAGAAGACCCTCCCATGTGCCGGTGACCCGCACCTTCTGAATAGTATTACGAAGCTCTCCACCTCCTTGAACCACCACTCTGAAATAGTTATGACTCAGGCCCTCCATCCACCCGGGCCTGCCTTTGGAAGGTCTTTCCAGGAGAACAGAGATGCTCTTGCCTACCCATGAAACCATGGCCTGGTGCCTCCTTGCCCTGGATAGGTCTCTGAGCACTGCTGCCCTTGTTTTCATCTCCCCTGGGGCCAGCTTGGGACCCATGGCATGGGCTGGTGTCCCAGGACGGGGGGAAAAGGGAAAGACATGGAGATACGTCCATGGCATGGATTCCAAGAAATTCAAGGTTTCCTGGAAGTGTTCCTCCTTCTCGCCTGGAAAACCTACCATCACGTCTGCACCCAGGCTCAGATGGGGCACTGTCTCCACAGCCTCCAGGATCCTGGATTCATAATGGGCCTTTGTGTAAGGCCTTTTCATGAGTTTCAGCACCTCCCCGGAGCCGCTTTGGAGGGGCACATGGAGATGAGGACATACCCTCTTGTTCTGGGCCATGAGCTGCAATAGCCCCTTTTCCAACTCCTGGGGCTCTATGGAACTCAGTCTTATGCGGGGGATGGTGCACTCCTGGAGAACCTGCTCCAGCAGTCTCAGCAAAGAGGTGGGAGGCTCAAGATCTCTACCATAGGAGCCCAGATGGATCCCTGTGAGCACCACTTCCTGGATGCCTGCTTTTTCCATGAGCT
It encodes:
- the mtaB gene encoding tRNA (N(6)-L-threonylcarbamoyladenosine(37)-C(2))-methylthiotransferase MtaB: MHKSGGAVGQRPGFLIKTLGCKVNQFDAASLARALEDSGLERTKEGLNPSLILVQTCTVTSATDKQNRQLIRSLKARHPQALIVATGCQAEVFAQSLEAMPEVDLVWGNQNKDSLVDQILARLGMEGTGVCREELLWGERLAGIPGRTRAFLKVQDGCNGACSYCIVPKARGRSRSRSPASISRALKLMEKAGIQEVVLTGIHLGSYGRDLEPPTSLLRLLEQVLQECTIPRIRLSSIEPQELEKGLLQLMAQNKRVCPHLHVPLQSGSGEVLKLMKRPYTKAHYESRILEAVETVPHLSLGADVMVGFPGEKEEHFQETLNFLESMPWTYLHVFPFSPRPGTPAHAMGPKLAPGEMKTRAAVLRDLSRARRHQAMVSWVGKSISVLLERPSKGRPGWMEGLSHNYFRVVVQGGGELRNTIQKVRVTGTWEGLLTGVVAK
- a CDS encoding 3-isopropylmalate dehydrogenase, whose product is MERSYKVAVIPGDGVGPEVVQEGLKVLARVSRLEGFRLFTTEFPFGGEHYLRTGVTLAGEALEKMKEMHAIYLGAIGHPDVKPGLLEKEILLRIRFELDLYINLRPVELLPGVETPLKDKTPQDIDFVVVRENTEGLYTGAGGVMARGTPFEVAIQESIQTRRGVERCLRYAFELSRKRNKKKKLTLCGKKNVLTYTFDLWDRVFHQLASEYPDVETEYAHVDATCMWMVKNPEQFDVIVTDNMFGDIITDLGAAIQGGLGIAASGNIHPGGVSMFEPIHGSSPRHAGKGVINPLAAIQAAAMMLEELGEQAAARRIQAAVRAVVKELKGMGAGQMGMSTSEVGSRVCELLEKVDRG